The proteins below are encoded in one region of Chitinophagales bacterium:
- a CDS encoding sugar transferase, with translation MKKISKLIWVYLVFDYVAAMVAWLLLFVYRKIYIELEPYEIQLLPHDSNFVWGLLLLPLGWLLLHYITGTYTDVYRKSRLSEMAKTFLVSLVGVTVVFFVFLLDDLVQKYSDYYFTFLVLLSGQFIFTLLGRLVILHYAKRNIESGKFGFNTLIIGSNRQAEEVYVELTSKKNLLGYHFKGYIELNGRQNNRLTRNLPCLGTLEQLETVIEQENIEEVIIAIESSEHQKINDIINTISGKQVYIKIIPDLYDILSGTAKINHIIGTAFIEIPPTVLSEWEVITKRWFDVVFSLAALLVLAIPMFIVAAIIKLTSKGKVFYRQERIGQFGIPFKIIKFRSMYEDAERTGPRLTTDNDSRITPIGLFMRKYRIDEVPQFINVLKGEMSIVGPRAERKFFAEQILTFAPYYKQIWKVKPGITSLGMVKFGYAGTVEEMLKRLKYDVLYIENMGMLLDIKVLIYTVITVVTGRGK, from the coding sequence TTGAAAAAAATATCCAAGTTAATTTGGGTTTACTTAGTATTCGATTATGTGGCTGCTATGGTTGCATGGCTGCTGCTGTTCGTTTACCGAAAAATATACATAGAGTTAGAACCTTACGAAATTCAACTGCTGCCACACGATAGTAATTTTGTGTGGGGATTGCTGTTGTTGCCTTTGGGTTGGCTCTTGCTGCACTATATTACGGGAACTTATACCGATGTATATCGCAAATCGCGGCTTAGCGAAATGGCAAAAACATTTTTGGTGTCGCTAGTGGGCGTAACCGTAGTGTTCTTTGTGTTTTTGTTAGATGATTTGGTTCAAAAGTATTCCGATTATTACTTTACATTTTTAGTGTTGCTGAGCGGTCAGTTTATTTTTACCCTTTTAGGAAGATTGGTAATTCTACATTATGCTAAGCGCAATATAGAGAGCGGAAAGTTTGGTTTTAATACACTAATTATTGGAAGCAACCGCCAAGCCGAAGAAGTGTATGTAGAACTTACTTCAAAAAAGAACCTGCTGGGTTACCATTTTAAGGGATATATAGAATTGAATGGAAGGCAAAATAATCGCCTTACACGCAACTTGCCGTGTTTAGGCACTCTGGAGCAACTCGAAACCGTTATTGAACAAGAAAATATTGAAGAAGTAATTATTGCCATAGAGAGCAGCGAACACCAAAAGATAAACGATATTATCAATACTATTTCCGGTAAGCAGGTGTATATTAAAATTATCCCCGATTTGTATGATATTCTTTCCGGTACTGCCAAAATAAACCACATAATAGGCACCGCATTTATTGAAATACCACCAACAGTGTTAAGCGAATGGGAAGTAATAACCAAGCGCTGGTTTGATGTTGTTTTTTCGTTGGCGGCATTACTTGTATTGGCAATTCCCATGTTTATAGTGGCGGCTATAATAAAGCTAACCTCCAAGGGTAAGGTATTTTACCGCCAAGAGCGCATTGGGCAATTTGGCATTCCATTTAAAATTATTAAGTTCCGAAGCATGTACGAAGATGCTGAGAGAACGGGGCCGCGCCTTACTACCGATAACGATAGCAGAATTACGCCCATTGGTTTATTCATGCGCAAGTATAGAATAGACGAAGTGCCGCAGTTTATCAATGTATTAAAAGGTGAAATGAGCATTGTAGGGCCACGTGCCGAGCGCAAATTTTTTGCCGAGCAGATACTAACTTTTGCTCCTTACTACAAACAAATTTGGAAGGTAAAACCCGGCATTACATCTTTAGGAATGGTGAAATTTGGCTATGCTGGTACCGTAGAAGAGATGCTCAAACGCCTAAAGTACGATGTTCTTTATATTGAAAACATGGGCATGTTGCTCGATATAAAGGTGCTTATTTACACGGTTATTACCGTTGTTACCGGCAGAGGAAAATAA
- a CDS encoding endonuclease/exonuclease/phosphatase family protein yields the protein MFRGFLAVCNLLIVGALLLSAYSAYINPNSIWQFSFAGLLFPPLALLNMLFVCWWIFRKPWFSLLSITALLLCHQQLKVTFAANFPNKEEAEHTIKVMSWNVKNFDLYNWTGNVKTRKEMLDLIRQEAPQVLCLQEFYSDQGVIMNNVRYLRDTLGYTYFHFEPTIELDRIHCNKPIHQQWGEATFSKFPIVKANRVDFKNSRSNDCIYTDLKIGSDTLRVYNMHLQSIHLDEKDYNAIQKMEASQVPDWIPLKRIARKMKFSYCTRASQAEQVAKVIRKYKGKQVVCGDLNDVPVSYTYNTIVGSKNLQDAFVAKGWGIGRTFVSLYSYFRIDYILASSNLQIQQYHSSARQLSDHFPAIASFSLE from the coding sequence ATGTTTAGGGGCTTTTTAGCCGTTTGTAATTTATTGATAGTTGGAGCATTACTGCTTTCGGCCTATTCTGCCTATATAAACCCCAATAGCATTTGGCAATTTTCGTTTGCCGGTTTACTGTTTCCACCTTTAGCATTGCTGAATATGCTCTTTGTATGCTGGTGGATTTTTCGCAAGCCTTGGTTTTCTTTATTGTCTATTACCGCATTGCTACTTTGCCACCAACAGCTTAAAGTAACTTTTGCAGCTAATTTCCCAAACAAAGAGGAGGCAGAGCATACTATAAAAGTAATGAGTTGGAACGTAAAAAATTTCGACCTCTACAACTGGACCGGCAATGTAAAAACCAGAAAAGAAATGTTGGATTTAATTCGGCAAGAAGCACCGCAAGTACTTTGCTTACAGGAGTTTTACTCCGACCAAGGCGTAATTATGAACAACGTTCGGTATTTAAGAGATACACTGGGCTATACTTATTTTCATTTTGAACCTACCATAGAGTTAGATAGAATTCACTGCAATAAGCCTATTCACCAGCAATGGGGCGAAGCTACTTTTTCAAAATTTCCCATTGTAAAAGCCAACCGTGTAGATTTTAAAAACTCGAGAAGCAACGATTGTATTTACACCGATTTAAAAATAGGAAGCGATACGCTACGCGTGTATAACATGCACTTACAATCTATTCACTTAGATGAAAAAGATTACAATGCCATACAAAAAATGGAAGCCAGCCAAGTTCCCGATTGGATTCCGCTAAAACGCATTGCAAGAAAAATGAAGTTTAGCTACTGCACCCGTGCATCGCAAGCAGAACAAGTAGCCAAAGTAATTAGAAAGTATAAGGGAAAACAAGTGGTGTGTGGCGATTTAAATGATGTTCCCGTAAGCTACACATACAATACTATTGTTGGCTCTAAGAATTTGCAAGATGCTTTTGTGGCAAAAGGTTGGGGCATTGGCCGCACCTTTGTGAGTTTATATTCCTACTTTAGAATAGATTATATATTGGCAAGTTCCAACCTGCAAATACAGCAGTATCATTCATCGGCACGGCAGTTAAGCGACCATTTCCCGGCTATAGCTTCCTTTAGTTTGGAATAG
- a CDS encoding DUF1800 domain-containing protein has protein sequence MNRRKFLTGFLPEEKLPQIPAAPRGSSTGVAPYNGQWTSKEVTHLLRRTMFGAAYSDITYFTNKTLAQTVDELLTTGTAPAPPLNYYGTDSGAALGQTWVSAPFDPNVNTNRAFSLVAWEVGNMVNQSKSLEEKMVLFWLNHFGTNLQVYVDARFGYKHVSTIRQYCLGNFKSLVKAITVDPAMLRFLNGEKNTKAKPDENYGRELMELFTIGKDGGQKYSEDDVREAARVLTGYRILTNNVSYVFDPSKHDTTTKVFSGLFNYATIAGKSGNAGEQELDDLLNMIFAVPDVALYICRKLYRFFTYYEIDAAVETNVIVPMADAFRNSGYDIQAPLRLLFNSEHFFDDYNVGAVIKPPLDLMVGVARETDVVFPDATDLEAQYFMWLQIAILGGGGLQQLIFATPNVAGWPAYHQEPNFHELWISTVTLPLRNQMTDLLIYIGLKKNGKVLAIDTARWLDQYPNADDVDMVIDQLNAHLLTHPLSATNKGVLRTIMLAGQTSSYYWTQIWLDYKNNPTNNAKKKAVTDKLQSVIKYVTSLEEFQLS, from the coding sequence ATGAATCGTAGAAAATTTCTTACAGGATTTTTACCGGAAGAAAAGCTCCCGCAAATACCCGCAGCACCTCGTGGCAGTTCAACAGGTGTAGCTCCTTATAATGGGCAATGGACCAGTAAAGAGGTTACACACCTTTTGCGAAGAACCATGTTTGGTGCAGCATATAGCGATATTACCTATTTTACAAATAAAACACTCGCACAAACGGTAGATGAATTGCTAACCACAGGTACTGCTCCTGCACCACCGCTTAATTATTATGGAACCGACTCTGGTGCTGCATTGGGGCAAACTTGGGTAAGTGCACCTTTCGATCCCAATGTAAATACTAACCGTGCATTTTCATTAGTGGCATGGGAGGTTGGAAATATGGTAAACCAAAGCAAAAGCCTCGAAGAAAAAATGGTGCTGTTTTGGCTCAACCACTTTGGCACCAACTTACAAGTATATGTTGATGCCCGCTTTGGCTATAAACATGTTTCAACCATACGGCAATATTGCTTAGGCAATTTCAAATCGCTGGTAAAGGCAATTACCGTAGATCCTGCCATGCTGCGTTTTTTAAATGGTGAAAAAAATACCAAAGCAAAGCCCGATGAAAACTACGGACGCGAGTTAATGGAATTGTTTACCATAGGTAAAGATGGAGGGCAAAAGTATAGCGAAGACGATGTGCGCGAAGCTGCACGCGTACTTACGGGGTATCGTATTCTCACCAATAACGTTTCTTATGTATTCGACCCAAGTAAGCACGATACTACCACAAAAGTTTTTTCGGGTTTATTTAACTATGCAACCATTGCAGGTAAAAGTGGTAATGCAGGAGAGCAAGAATTAGACGACCTGCTGAATATGATTTTTGCAGTGCCGGATGTAGCACTGTATATATGCCGAAAGCTATACCGTTTCTTCACGTATTACGAAATTGATGCTGCAGTTGAAACCAATGTGATTGTGCCTATGGCAGATGCGTTTCGCAATTCGGGATACGACATACAAGCACCATTGCGCTTGCTGTTTAATAGCGAACATTTTTTTGATGATTACAATGTTGGCGCAGTAATTAAACCGCCATTAGATTTAATGGTTGGTGTAGCCCGCGAAACCGATGTGGTATTTCCGGATGCTACCGATTTAGAAGCACAATATTTTATGTGGTTGCAAATTGCCATTTTGGGTGGAGGTGGTTTGCAGCAGTTGATATTTGCCACACCAAACGTTGCGGGTTGGCCCGCCTATCATCAAGAACCCAACTTTCATGAACTTTGGATTAGCACGGTTACACTTCCGCTGCGCAATCAAATGACCGATTTACTTATTTATATTGGTTTAAAAAAGAATGGAAAAGTATTGGCAATAGACACTGCTCGCTGGCTCGATCAATATCCAAATGCCGATGATGTAGATATGGTGATAGACCAACTAAATGCACATTTACTTACACATCCACTTTCGGCAACCAATAAAGGAGTACTAAGAACCATAATGTTGGCAGGGCAAACTAGCAGTTACTATTGGACCCAGATTTGGCTCGATTACAAAAACAACCCAACCAATAATGCCAAGAAAAAAGCAGTTACCGATAAGTTGCAGTCGGTAATAAAATACGTAACCAGTTTAGAAGAATTTCAGTTAAGCTAA
- the fumC gene encoding class II fumarate hydratase: protein MEYRIEKDTMGEVKVPAHVYWGAQTQRSIENFKIAQDTNKMPIEIIRAFAYLKKAAAITNAEAGVLPKEKADIIGKVCDEILEGKLNDQFPLVVWQTGSGTQSNMNVNEVIAYRAHVLLGGSLTDEKKLVHPNDDVNKSQSSNDTFPTAMHIAAYKILNEVTLPGIKALRDTLAQKSKEFMPIVKIGRTHFMDATPVTLGQEISGYVSQLNHGIKAIENTLPHLSELALGGTAVGTGINTFKGYAENVAKHIAALTGLPFVTAENKFEALAAHDAVVESHGALKTVAVSLMKIANDVRMLSSGPRCGIGEIFIPDNEPGSSIMPGKVNPTQCEALTMIAAQVMGNDVAINIGGATGHFELNVFKPVMIYNFLHSSKLIGEGCVSFNDKCAIGILPLYDNIAKNLHNSLMLVTPLNTKIGYYKAAEIAQTAHKKGATLKETAIALGYLTSEQFDEWVKPEQMVGDIA, encoded by the coding sequence ATGGAATATAGAATAGAAAAAGACACTATGGGCGAGGTAAAAGTTCCTGCTCATGTTTATTGGGGCGCTCAAACCCAACGCAGTATCGAGAACTTTAAAATAGCTCAAGATACCAACAAAATGCCGATAGAAATTATTCGCGCATTTGCCTATTTGAAGAAAGCAGCTGCCATTACCAATGCCGAAGCAGGTGTATTGCCAAAAGAAAAAGCCGATATTATCGGAAAAGTATGCGATGAAATCTTGGAAGGTAAGTTAAACGATCAGTTTCCATTGGTGGTTTGGCAAACAGGAAGCGGCACCCAAAGCAATATGAATGTAAACGAAGTAATTGCTTACCGTGCGCACGTATTGCTGGGCGGTTCACTTACCGATGAAAAAAAGCTAGTACATCCTAATGATGATGTAAACAAATCGCAAAGCAGTAACGATACTTTCCCTACCGCCATGCACATTGCTGCCTATAAAATACTGAACGAAGTTACACTGCCGGGCATTAAAGCACTGCGCGATACCTTAGCTCAAAAGAGCAAAGAATTTATGCCGATAGTGAAAATAGGAAGAACACATTTTATGGATGCCACTCCGGTTACACTCGGGCAAGAAATATCGGGATATGTTAGCCAGCTGAATCATGGAATTAAGGCAATAGAAAATACACTTCCGCATTTAAGCGAGTTGGCATTGGGCGGCACAGCCGTAGGAACCGGAATAAATACCTTTAAAGGCTATGCCGAAAATGTAGCCAAGCATATTGCTGCACTTACAGGGCTTCCATTTGTAACTGCCGAAAATAAGTTTGAAGCATTGGCAGCGCACGATGCTGTAGTAGAAAGCCATGGCGCATTAAAAACTGTAGCCGTTAGCTTAATGAAAATTGCAAACGATGTACGCATGTTGTCTTCGGGTCCTCGCTGCGGTATTGGCGAAATTTTTATCCCCGATAATGAGCCGGGTTCATCCATTATGCCGGGTAAAGTAAACCCTACCCAGTGCGAAGCACTTACCATGATTGCTGCACAAGTAATGGGCAACGATGTGGCCATTAATATTGGAGGTGCTACCGGACATTTCGAGTTGAATGTTTTTAAACCGGTAATGATTTACAACTTCTTGCATAGCAGCAAACTAATAGGAGAGGGTTGCGTTTCTTTCAACGATAAATGTGCCATAGGTATTTTGCCTTTGTACGATAACATTGCAAAGAATTTACACAATTCGCTGATGTTGGTAACACCACTCAATACCAAAATTGGATATTACAAAGCTGCCGAAATTGCACAAACAGCACACAAAAAGGGCGCTACGCTAAAAGAAACTGCCATAGCATTGGGTTATCTTACTTCGGAGCAATTCGATGAATGGGTAAAACCAGAGCAAATGGTAGGCGATATTGCTTAG
- a CDS encoding DUF1501 domain-containing protein has translation MKRREFIRTAVPAVTVPVLLNGVSVKAFGSAPELEALTGARGNNDHVLVLIELNGGNDGLNTVIPIDQYSGIAAVRSNVMIEQNKVLPLNGTTTVGLHPAMSGIQQMYNNGKVRIVQSVGYPNPNFSHFRSTDIWTSASNSDDYLTTGWMGRYLNFEYPNFPADYPNSVMPDPLAIQIGGVSNPVFMGPVMNMAYSLLLDQNNNIQSYTFLGNVQDPYAVQKPYKKELEYIRLVKENTNGFGTAVKSAYDAPGTQISYPNTDLAKQLKIVAKLISGGLKTKVYWVSLNGFDTHAAQVETDTTQGTHATLLQTLSDAVKAFHDDLQQMGLGDRVVSMTYSEFGRRIISNFSSGTDHGAAAPLLLFGNQVISGVLGNNPLVSPTATVNDNLPMQYDFRSVYASILQDWLCVSKQDIDNTILLQNFQALPLVHNSDCAAVGIRELNKTAGLNLISAYPNPFTTRTTIEFTTAGQHTLVEIFNPFGQQIKTLIDTEMMAGTYQVDFENEGYAAGMYYVRFQNGAVQQVKPIVIAQ, from the coding sequence ATGAAAAGGAGAGAATTTATACGCACAGCAGTGCCCGCAGTAACAGTTCCTGTATTGCTAAACGGTGTAAGTGTAAAAGCATTTGGCAGTGCACCTGAACTAGAAGCATTAACAGGTGCAAGAGGAAACAACGATCATGTGTTGGTATTGATTGAACTGAACGGTGGCAACGATGGTTTAAATACTGTAATTCCAATAGATCAATACAGCGGTATTGCTGCCGTACGCTCTAACGTAATGATAGAGCAAAACAAAGTATTGCCTTTAAATGGCACTACAACGGTAGGTTTGCATCCGGCTATGTCGGGCATACAGCAAATGTACAATAATGGTAAGGTACGTATTGTGCAGTCTGTTGGTTATCCCAATCCTAATTTTTCGCACTTTAGATCTACCGATATTTGGACTTCGGCCTCTAATTCCGATGATTACTTAACTACCGGATGGATGGGGCGCTATCTTAATTTTGAGTACCCCAATTTTCCGGCAGATTATCCCAACAGTGTTATGCCCGATCCACTAGCCATTCAAATAGGTGGTGTTTCTAACCCTGTTTTTATGGGGCCGGTAATGAATATGGCTTATTCTTTACTGTTAGATCAAAACAACAATATACAGAGCTATACTTTTTTGGGTAATGTACAAGATCCTTATGCTGTGCAAAAACCATACAAAAAGGAGTTGGAATATATTCGTTTGGTAAAAGAAAATACCAATGGTTTCGGAACTGCGGTAAAAAGCGCTTACGATGCTCCCGGAACACAAATTTCATATCCTAATACAGATTTGGCGAAGCAGCTTAAGATAGTAGCAAAGCTTATTTCCGGAGGGTTGAAAACTAAAGTGTATTGGGTAAGTTTAAATGGTTTCGATACGCACGCAGCACAAGTAGAAACCGATACCACACAAGGAACTCATGCTACTTTATTGCAAACGCTTTCCGATGCTGTAAAGGCATTTCATGACGATTTGCAGCAAATGGGTTTGGGCGATCGCGTGGTGAGTATGACCTATTCGGAATTTGGACGAAGAATAATTTCCAACTTTAGTTCAGGTACCGATCACGGAGCTGCAGCTCCATTATTGCTTTTTGGTAATCAGGTTATTTCGGGTGTGTTGGGCAATAACCCGTTGGTATCGCCTACTGCAACTGTAAACGATAACTTGCCGATGCAATACGATTTTCGTTCGGTTTACGCATCTATACTTCAAGATTGGTTGTGTGTTTCAAAACAAGATATAGACAATACAATTTTATTGCAGAACTTTCAGGCGTTGCCATTGGTACACAACAGCGATTGTGCGGCAGTAGGCATTCGGGAGTTAAATAAAACTGCAGGGTTGAACTTAATAAGCGCATACCCCAATCCATTTACTACACGCACCACCATTGAGTTTACTACTGCAGGCCAACATACTCTGGTAGAAATATTTAATCCGTTTGGGCAGCAAATTAAAACGCTGATAGATACAGAAATGATGGCAGGAACTTACCAAGTGGATTTTGAAAATGAGGGCTACGCTGCAGGAATGTATTATGTGCGCTTCCAAAATGGAGCCGTGCAGCAGGTAAAACCAATAGTTATTGCACAGTAG
- a CDS encoding YdcF family protein, producing the protein MKTISTWGLLLVLGIAAYIFRVPLLQTPAKWLIQEDKIEKADAIIVLSGGSFDRGNKAVELFNKGLAPRIICPGGNRAYEFEILNMHITEAEAAKINLVRQGIPDSAIVLLNAGTSTSEEAALLASYLVNRKYKKVIVLTSLYHTRRAGKVFGKALQHTNIKLMVCGAKSSRFNELYWWQTEDGLIAINNEVLKNLYYCFKRK; encoded by the coding sequence ATGAAAACTATTAGCACTTGGGGATTATTGCTGGTGCTTGGTATAGCTGCATATATCTTTAGAGTGCCGCTGCTGCAAACTCCTGCAAAATGGCTTATACAAGAAGATAAAATTGAAAAAGCCGATGCCATTATTGTGTTATCGGGTGGGAGTTTCGATAGAGGCAATAAAGCTGTTGAGTTGTTTAACAAGGGTTTGGCTCCTCGCATTATATGCCCGGGAGGGAATCGTGCATACGAATTTGAAATTTTAAACATGCACATCACCGAGGCCGAGGCTGCCAAAATAAATTTGGTGCGCCAGGGCATTCCCGATTCGGCAATAGTACTGCTGAATGCCGGAACCTCCACTAGCGAAGAGGCTGCCTTACTTGCATCTTATTTGGTAAATAGAAAGTATAAGAAAGTAATTGTGCTTACATCACTTTACCACACCCGCAGGGCAGGAAAAGTATTTGGAAAGGCGTTGCAACATACCAACATAAAACTGATGGTATGCGGAGCTAAAAGCAGTAGGTTCAACGAACTTTACTGGTGGCAAACCGAAGATGGTTTAATTGCCATAAACAATGAGGTGCTGAAAAATCTA
- a CDS encoding GtrA family protein, translating into MLRQAIISIIDFFYLPFSKIFDKQTFRYAACGGGNTLLDIFLYYISYNFILHKEIVYTPLIAISPHIAAFMLAFFITFPIGFFLMRTVVFTESNLRGRVQLVRYFSVVMVSLLLNYVFIKLLVEHFHFYPTIAKIITTGIVIVFSYFSQRKFSFSTKK; encoded by the coding sequence ATGTTGCGCCAGGCTATCATATCTATTATTGATTTTTTCTATCTGCCTTTTTCAAAGATTTTCGATAAGCAAACTTTTCGTTATGCAGCTTGTGGCGGAGGCAATACTTTATTGGATATTTTCCTGTATTATATTAGCTATAATTTTATTCTACATAAAGAAATTGTTTATACTCCGCTTATTGCCATTAGTCCTCACATTGCAGCTTTTATGCTGGCTTTTTTTATTACATTTCCTATTGGTTTTTTCTTGATGCGCACAGTGGTGTTTACTGAATCTAACTTGAGAGGCAGGGTGCAGTTGGTGCGCTATTTTTCAGTAGTAATGGTAAGTCTCTTACTGAATTATGTTTTTATTAAGTTGCTGGTGGAGCATTTCCATTTTTACCCCACTATTGCCAAAATTATTACAACTGGTATTGTAATTGTGTTTAGCTACTTTTCGCAAAGAAAGTTTTCGTTTAGCACAAAAAAATAA